The following are from one region of the Marinomonas sp. CT5 genome:
- a CDS encoding thioredoxin family protein produces MKQVKVLGSGCSKCVKTAELIKAVAAENEVPVNVEKETSAEVIMSYGVMSTPAVVINEVVVHYGSIPDKKKIQSWF; encoded by the coding sequence ATGAAACAAGTCAAAGTGTTAGGTAGTGGGTGTAGTAAATGTGTGAAAACGGCTGAACTTATCAAAGCGGTCGCAGCGGAAAACGAAGTGCCAGTGAATGTAGAGAAAGAAACCAGCGCCGAAGTCATCATGAGTTATGGTGTGATGAGTACGCCTGCCGTAGTGATAAACGAGGTTGTTGTGCATTACGGCTCTATTCCTGATAAGAAAAAAATACAAAGCTGGTTTTAA